A DNA window from Nitrospira sp. contains the following coding sequences:
- a CDS encoding helix-turn-helix domain-containing protein produces the protein MTTSTREPIVPTAEDAALAKKALHALASHQGQSLDLHVQIIQKRKTPERLFLPPSAVRLLFSILDEMSAGNAVTLIPVHAELTTQEAADVLNVSRPFLVHLLDEQKIPYRKVGTHRRILFADLMRYKHQIDADRRATLDQLTEDAQALKMGY, from the coding sequence ATGACCACGTCGACCAGAGAACCGATTGTACCGACGGCGGAGGATGCCGCGCTCGCGAAGAAAGCGCTCCATGCCTTGGCCTCGCATCAAGGCCAGTCCCTGGATCTCCATGTTCAGATTATTCAGAAGCGGAAAACCCCTGAACGTCTCTTTTTGCCTCCTTCGGCTGTCCGACTCCTCTTCAGCATCCTTGACGAAATGTCGGCGGGCAATGCCGTCACACTGATTCCGGTCCATGCCGAACTCACGACGCAAGAGGCTGCGGACGTGCTGAATGTGTCCCGTCCGTTCCTGGTGCATCTGTTAGACGAGCAGAAAATCCCCTACCGCAAGGTGGGAACCCATCGGCGCATTCTCTTCGCCGATCTCATGCGCTACAAACATCAGATCGACGCGGACCGCCGTGCGACCCTCGATCAACTGACCGAAGACGCGCAAGCACTGAAGATGGGCTATTGA
- a CDS encoding PIN domain-containing protein, which produces MATFTALYDACVLYPAPLRDLLLELAITDLFRAKWSSHIHDEWIRAVLEDRPDLTAVQLRRTRDLMDLHARDCLVEDFEELIPSLTLPDSNDRHVLAAAIRGRADVIVTYNLTDFPDKELQKYGITPQHPDEFLLHLFNLAPSIVCAAVRTHRARLKHPPKTTGEYLDTLERQSLTQFVAVLRSYAGRL; this is translated from the coding sequence GTGGCCACCTTCACCGCGCTCTACGATGCCTGTGTTTTGTATCCCGCTCCGCTCCGTGATCTGCTCCTCGAATTGGCGATAACAGATCTGTTTCGTGCCAAATGGTCCTCACACATTCACGACGAGTGGATACGGGCGGTGCTTGAGGATCGACCAGATCTCACTGCGGTGCAGCTCCGTCGCACGAGAGACCTCATGGATCTGCATGCTCGCGACTGCCTCGTTGAAGATTTTGAGGAGTTGATTCCCTCCCTCACCCTGCCAGACTCGAATGATCGGCATGTCTTGGCGGCCGCCATTCGCGGGAGGGCTGACGTCATTGTCACCTACAACCTCACGGACTTTCCCGACAAGGAACTCCAAAAATACGGCATTACGCCCCAACACCCCGATGAGTTTCTGCTGCACCTGTTCAACCTGGCACCGAGCATCGTCTGCGCCGCTGTCAGAACACATCGGGCGAGGCTCAAACATCCTCCCAAGACCACGGGTGAATACCTCGACACGCTTGAACGCCAGTCCTTAACACAATTCGTGGCGGTGCTTCGTTCTTACGCCGGTCGTCTCTGA